In a single window of the Montipora capricornis isolate CH-2021 chromosome 11, ASM3666992v2, whole genome shotgun sequence genome:
- the LOC138023310 gene encoding uncharacterized protein, with translation MGSRGNPPLTSTPATENPLATSSTPPIAKIRFRVPHVTSKELTEPAVNVQSEKVPSPNIPKLQQLTPLAVSTTTLDPVPQPATYTRPAPSSVMGSVSNESLVAIMSSMERMSVSHDLPPVQVQKFDGSPERYPAFRQRFKQLVETRPLDDSVKMTRLLQFLEGPALLAVQRYEPMPGGLSKALKTLVDRFGQPFQVMRACIESLTKGPAIQASDKDSLQRYADTAQVTYDTLESMGSLCEMNADNLEKVITRLPRWMQAKFAEHLKSLERKGQLMPSFRDVVDFLKERAYVLNHPFFSVGLNEAAPTRVKPSKSKSVTTKASTYVTMTAKQESCVMCHEPHRLYRCEAFRAKSPRERAEFVKKGKICFNCINSTEHTARNCGSRNRCRVQGCGKTHHTLLHFTDTRGSANQGALSQHREVVNQNLVPDQGTTSTCSTSASVGPCEVLLQVIPVKVMNSTGCQITTYGLIDSGSDVTMIDPSLVELLNIKGSPSKLSLTTVHSVDAEEVGMKVDFKIGSVDSQNENVIDVKSALAVKDLTIPLKHTRVISGQDVSLNDKLEEFWKVESYGTAKNKRFGRDQELELKYRAVIEGSVAKGYARKLTKDEVSTISDTTWYLPHHPVTNPNKPGKVRVVFDAAARFGGTSLNEQPVRGPTLTNDLTGVFFRFREDEIAFSADIESMFYQTYVTPRDTDSLRFLWWPGSVDNPPEDYKMLVHIFGAKSSPCCANKALNLTAQDNEETYSPEVIKAVHRNFYVDDVLKSLPTPEQAIHLASDLVKLLKEGGSRLTKFASNSREVLQSIPSELRASPNLDLDLDQLPTGRALGVYWDAQSDTFKFKTIATSKILLQELWRKKFPWDQEIPEPYLTQWRRWLEQSPHVITIEIPRCYKTQTLGTRVTVQLHTFADASQHGYAAVSYLRFVDEREVTHCSFVMGKTRNAPIREWTIPRLELQAAVLAARMSQTILKELDFQVHETYFWSDSMTSLQYIKNETRRFQTFVANRVS, from the exons ATGGGTTCAAGGGGAAACCCTCCTTTGACATCTACGCCTGCTACAGAAAATCCCCTGGCAACAAGCTCTACCCCTCCCATTGCCAAAATCCGCTTCAGAGTCCCACATGTGACATCCAAGGAGTTAACTGAGCCAGCTGTAAATGTACAGTCAGAAAAGGTTCCAAGTCCTAATATACCTAAGCTGCAACAGTTGACCCCTCTCGCTGTGTCAACCACAACCCTCGATCCAGTACCCCAGCCAGCCACTTACACTCGCCCAGCCCCTTCAAGTGTCATGGGTTCTGTGAGCAATGAAAGCCTTGTTGCTATTATGTCCTCAATGGAGAGGATGAGTGTATCACATGACCTTCCACCTGTGCAAGTTCAGAAATTTGATGGTTCCCCTGAGCGGTATCCAGCCTTTCGACAAAGATTCAAACAACTGGTGGAAACAAGACCACTTGATGATTCAGTTAAAATGACTCGTCTGTTACAGTTTTTAGAGGGACCAGCCCTACTTGCAGTGCAAAGATATGAGCCAATGCCAGGTGGTCTGTCAAAGGCTCTTAAAACGTTAGTGGATCGATTTGGACAGCCATTCCAAGTAATGAGGGCATGTATTGAATCCCTTACCAAGGGGCCTGCTATACAAGCCAGTGACAAGGACAGTTTACAACGCTATGCAGATACAGCCCAAGTTACCTACGATACCCTAGAGTCCATGGGATCCCTTTGTGAAATGAACGCAGATAATCTTGAGAAAGTCATTACACGGTTGCCCAGGTGGATGCAGGCCAAATTTGCTGAGCATCTGAAGAGTCTTGAGCGTAAAGGACAACTGATGCCAAGTTTCAGGGATGTTGTGGATTTCCTCAAGGAAAGAGCTTATGTCTTGAACCATCCCTTCTTTAGTGTTGGATTGAACGAAGCTGCGCCTACCAGAGTCAAGCCTTCAAAGAGTAAGTCAGTGACCACAAAGGCATCCACTTATGTGACCATGACAGCAAAGCAGGAATCCTGCGTAATGTGCCATGAGCCCCATCGGCTGTACCGCTGTGAGGCGTTTAGAGCCAAGTCCCCTCGAGAGAGAGCTGAGTTTGTGAAGAAAGGAAAGATTTGCTTTAACTGTATTAACTCGACAGAACATACAGCTAGGAATTGCGGATCTCGTAATCGATGCCGGGTGCAGGGCTGCGGCAAGACCCATCACACGTTACTGCATTTCACTGACACTCGCGGAAGTGCAAATCAAGGAGCCCTCTCTCAGCATCGAGAGGTTGTCAACCAGAACTTGGTGCCAGACCAAGGCACCACGTCAACTTGCTCCACGTCAGCGTCAGTTGGGCCCTGTGAGGTGTTGCTGCAAGTCATTCCAGTCAAGGTGATGAACAGTACTGGCTGTCAAATTACAACTTATGGTCTAATAGACTCGGGCTCCGACGTCACGATGATTGACCCGTCCCTTGTGGAGTTATTAAACATAAAGGGATCGCCCAGTAAACTTTCACTGACGACAGTGCACAGTGTTGATGCTGAAGAAGTAGGAATGAAAGTAGATTTCAAGATTGGTTCGGTTGATAGCCAGAATGAAAACGTGATTGACGTGAAATCAGCTTTGGCGGTCAAGGACTTAACAATTCCTCTAAAGCATACCAGAGTCATAAG TGGACAAGATGTTTCCCTAAATGACAAGTTGGAAGAGTTTTGGAAAGTTGAGTCGTATGGAACTGCCAAGAAT AAACGCTTCGGTCGTGATCAAGAACTGGAACTGAAGTACAGAGCTGTGATTGAAGGCTCCGTAGCCAAGGGTTATGCAAGAAAGCTCACCAAGGATGAAGTAAGCACCATCAGCGACACCACTTGGTACCTTCCCCACCACCCAGTCACGAATCCAAACAAGCCTGGCAAAGTGAGAGTGGTATTTGACGCAGCTGCAAGATTTGGTGGTACTTCTTTGAATGAGCAACCTGTGCGAGGGCCCACTCTGACAAATGACTTAACAGGCGTGTTCTTCCGGTTTCGAGAAGACGAGATTGCCTTTTCTGCAGACATCGAGAGTATGTTTTACCAGACTTATGTGACGCCACGTGACACGGACTCCCTGAGATTCTTGTGGTGGCCTGGAAGTGTAGACAATCCACCCGAGGATTACAAGATGCTGGTCCACATCTTTGGGGCCAAGTCATCACCCTGTTGTGCAAATAAAGCTTTGAACCTGACAGCACAAGACAATGAAGAGACCTATTCCCCTGAAGTGATCAAGGCAGTTCATAGAAACTTttatgttgatgatgtgttaaAATCGCTACCGACGCCTGAACAAGCCATTCACCTCGCATCAGACCTAGTCAAGTTATTGAAGGAAGGTGGCTCTCGTCTCACAAAGTTTGCGAGTAACAGTCGTGAAGTGTTACAATCAATTCCATCCGAGTTGAGAGCAAGTCCCAATCTGGACCTAGATCTGGATCAGTTACCAACGGGACGAGCATTGGGTGTGTACTGGGATGCGCAATCCGATACTTTCAAGTTCAAAACCATAGCAACGT CCAAGATCCTGTTGCAAGAACTCTGGAGAAAGAAGTTCCCATGGGACCAAGAAATCCCAGAACCGTACCTCACGCAGTGGCGAAGGTGGCTTGAGCAGTCACCGCACGTCATCACAATCGAGATTCCAAGGTGTTACAAGACCCAGACTCTTGGCACACGGGTGACGGTTCAACTACACACCTTTGCTGATGCCTCCCAGCATGGCTATGCCGCTGTGTCGTACTTAAGATTTGTTGATGAGCGTGAAGTGACCCATTGTTCCTTTGTTATGGGGAAAACCCGAAATGCACCCATAAGGGAGTGGACAATCCCTCGGCTTGAGCTACAGGCCGCAGTGTTGGCAGCACGTATGAGCCAGACAATCCTGAAAGAACTTGACTTCCAAGTCCATGAAACGTACTTCTGGTCTGACTCCATGACATCCTTACAATACATCAAGAATGAAACGCGTCGATTTCAAACCTTTGTCGCAAATCGTGTGTCTTAG
- the LOC138023913 gene encoding E3 ubiquitin-protein ligase TRIM71-like, producing MDVQQLFKNLKKEAECPLCIETVKYPKTLPCLHSFCLKCLDKHANFARRQLKTTMECPVCQTLFQIPETDTFDKLPSSFHLNRLVDVLALEDGSVQSQRCNSCDENNTAKCYCFVCQNFLCAACFEAHQRLKASRGHRNVLIDKLQVQDVQDLIHRPVMCSQQYHEEQPLEFYCEDCKVLICLKCSLVRHNRHTMTETQKAAQEQKMQMADAVAKVKAEIVRYESDIKKQTDLKNKSNIEIMNEEKKMTDTVEKLIRDLRVHERKMKDKFREIYEAQQKHHATRLENFELVLTQLKSCVERGQSILERNFSVEILQTNHAILGRCNDLLNATKPDLYKSPHMHYLVEEKLDLLDRVVVTKTDPSKCLAEGQVGKEVEERKETYFVIVTKDSEGLQCYQQDDKIKVDILTPEGDQLKTADIKDTKNGKYTVTYTPQCAGQHRVEIRVNGQPLNGSPWIVQVHQHRYQFSFQLGSKGKKRGEFHDINDVDVSDKTGTIAVADGWGIHLFSSEGKFRGKIKFYDCPFSVAFTDSGDLLTLVPKSDNKLLLFSEEGQFIKQINDKHIDKPYNLSIAIDGRIIITDSAENTIKVLSPDGNDLLQSFSAPDCDEPPDCAIYHQDKFFVSYYFASCVKVFDKTGVYLRDIGCRGSNDGQFNGPRGLVVDKNNRLIVCDGGNQRLQLFTLGGLFSSKLKGQYFENDSPCYLGINNDNCLFVTYSRKDCIYVFQWK from the coding sequence ATGGATGTTCAACAGCTTTTCAAGAATCTTAAAAAGGAAGCAGAATGCCCATTGTGCATAGAGACAGTCAAATATCCTAAGACATTACCATGTCTTCACTCATTCTGCCTGAAGTGTCTAGACAAACATGCAAACTTCGCAAGAAGACAGCTCAAAACAACAATGGAATGCCCGGTTTGCCAGACTTTATTCCAAATTCCCGAAACAGACACCTTCGACAAGTTGCCTTCATCGTTTCATCTCAACCGATTAGTGGATGTTCTCGCTCTAGAAGATGGCAGCGTACAGTCTCAGAGATGTAACAGTTGTGACGAGAACAACACGGCAAAATGTTACTGTTTCGTGTGCCAGAATTTTTTGTGCGCAGCTTGTTTTGAAGCTCACCAACGCTTGAAGGCCTCGAGGGGTCATCGCAATGTTTTGATCGACAAACTGCAAGTGCAAGATGTGCAAGATTTGATCCACAGACCCGTGATGTGCTCACAGCAATATCATGAAGAACAACCCCTGGAATTTTATTGCGAAGACTGTAAAGTTCTGATTTGCCTTAAGTGCAGTTTGGTGAGACATAATCGACACACCATGACAGAAACTCAGAAAGctgcacaagaacaaaagatgcaaatggCCGACGCTGTGGCCAAAGTGAAAGCGGAAATTGTCAGGTATGAGAGTGACATTAAGAAACAAACTGAcctaaaaaacaaaagcaacattGAAATTATgaacgaagaaaagaaaatgacagacaCTGTGGAAAAATTGATTCGTGATTTGCGAGTGCACGAAAGAAAAATGAAGGACAAGTTTCGCGAAATTTATGAagcgcaacaaaaacatcacGCAACCCGACTGGAAAACTTCGAGCTGGTTCTCACCCAACTGAAAAGCTGTGTCGAACGCGGACAGAGTATCTTAGAAAGAAACTTCAGCGTCgaaattctacaaacaaatcacgCCATCCTCGGACGCTGCAACGACCTGTTAAATGCAACAAAACCCGATCTTTACAAATCGCCACATATGCATTACTTGGTGGAAGAGAAATTGGATCTTTTGGATCGAGTTGTTGTCACCAAGACTGATCCCTCAAAGTGCTTAGCTGAAGGTCAAGTCGGCAAGGAAGTAGAGGAAAGAAAGGAGACATATTTCGTTATTGTTACAAAAGATTCAGAGGGATTGCAATGTTATCAACAAGATGATAAAATCAAAGTCGACATATTGACTCCAGAAGGTGATCAACTAAAAACTGCAGACATTAAAGACACCAAAAACGGCAAATATACGGTAACATACACACCACAGTGTGCCGGACAACACAGAGTGGAGATCCGTGTGAATGGACAGCCGCTGAATGGTAGTCCTTGGATTGTGCAGGTTCATCAGCATCGATATCAATTTTCCTTTCAGCTTGGTTCAAAAGGGAAGAAGCGAGGTGAATTTCATGACATTAACGATGTTGATGTGAGTGATAAAACGGGAACGATTGCTGTTGCAGATGGGTGGGGAATTCACCTGTTTAGCTCTGAAGGAAAGTTTCGAGGGAAGATAAAATTTTATGATTGTCCATTTTCCGTGGCATTTACTGACTCTGGCGATCTCCTGACTTTAGTTCCGAAAAGCGACAATAAGCTTCTTCTATTCAGTGAAGAAGGTCAATTCATCAAACAGATTAATGATAAACATATTGATAAACCATATAATCTTTCCATTGCGATTGATGGTCGTATAATCATAACTGACAGTGCGGAAAACACAATCAAGGTCCTTTCCCCTGACGGGAATGACTTGCTTCAGTCCTTCAGTGCCCCAGACTGTGATGAACCCCCAGATTGCGCTATTTACCACCAGgacaaattctttgtttcttatTACTTTGCCTCTTGTGTCAAAGTATTTGACAAAACAGGAGTGTATTTACGTGACATTGGCTGTAGGGGATCCAATGATGGTCAGTTTAATGGTCCTCGTGGACTTGTTGTTGATAAAAACAACCGTCTGATTGTTTGTGATGGAGGTAACCAAAGACTTCAACTCTTCACCCTGGGCGGGCTGTTTTCGAGTAAATTGAAGGGACAGTATTTCGAAAATGACTCTCCTTGTTATCTTGGAATAAACAATGATAACTGTCTTTTTGTAACCTACTCAAGGAAAGACTGCATTTATGTTTTCCAGTGGAAGTGA
- the LOC138023312 gene encoding uncharacterized protein → MTPTLSELQSASREVERVVQREFFHEEYVALKGGGQVKSNRKLAYLSPILVNDVIRVGGRIHRAPIAFEAAHPVVLPKSHPVSTLIVRYYHHILGHSGREHVLSAVRQCYWILRARSLVRQVLKKCVSCRKRKAPAMQQVMADLPAERLVPYQPPFTYTGLDFFGPFHVKLGRSLVKVYGLRGSPKKIWSDNGTNFTGAEKELSRSIQDLDDGTIRRELHRYEKDWYRCAVPEWHFQPPTASHMSGVWERLIRNVRKAMRGVLGDRGAFSGRETLRTVFAEVMSILNSRPMCPASDDPNDMEALTPNHLLLQRRNLVVPPGVFTKEELYTRKQWRHAQFLADCFWSRWLREYVPTLQHRHKWLLKKRNLAFNDLVLIVDNSVPRCLWMLGRVTRVFPGQDAFVLTAEVKTKNSVLVRPVTKLCLLEEAP, encoded by the exons ATGACCCCGACTCTTTCGGAACTACAGTCGGCAAGCAGAGAAGTTGAGCGCGTTGTCCAGCGAGAATTCTTTCATGAAGAGTATGTGGCTCTTAAAGGGGGTGGACAAGTAAAGAGTAATAGGAAGCTAGCCTATCTAAGCCCAATCTTGGTTAATGATGTCATTCGTGTTGGCGGAAGAATTCATCGTGCACCCATTGCATTTGAAGCGGCTCACCCTGTGGTCCTCCCGAAGAGTCACCCGGTGTCCACGTTGATAGTTCGTTACTACCATCATATCCTGGGACATTCTGGTCGAGAGCATGTGTTGTCTGCGGTACGTCAGTGTTATTGGATATTGAGAGCTAGATCGCTGGTTCGCCAGGTGTTGAAAAAGTGTGTGAGTTGCCGTAAGCGTAAAGCGCCTGCTATGCAGCAAGTGATGGCAGATCTTCCAGCAGAGAGATTGGTACCCTATCAGCCACCATTTACGTACACGGGTTTAGATTTTTTTGGACCCTTCCATGTGAAACTCGGGCGAAGCCTTGTGAAGGTGTATGGAT TGCGTGGGAGTCCCAAGAAAATATGGTCGGACAATGGGACGAATTTTACGGGTGCTGAGAAGGAACTTAGTCGTTCAATTCAAGATTTGGATGATGGTACAATCAGGAGAGAACTGCACAGATATGAGAAAGATTGGTACAGGTGCGCTGTTCCCGAGTGGCATTTTCAACCTCCGACAGCAAGCCACATGTCGGGCGTCTGGGAGAGGCTCATTAGAAACGTGAGGAAGGCTATGAGAGGCGTTCTTGGTGACCGAGGTGCTTTTTCCGGGCGGGAAACCTTGCGTACCGTCTTCGCTGAAGTTATGTCTATTTTAAACAGCCGTCCTATGTGTCCCGCCAGCGATGATCCCAACGATATGGAGGCTCTCACCCCCAATCATCTCCTTTTACAGCGACGAAACCTGGTCGTGCCTCCCGGTGTCTTCACCAAGGAAGAGCTGTACACGCGCAAACAGTGGAGACACGCGCAGTTTCTCGCTGATTGTTTTTGGTCTCGATGGCTTCGGGAGTATGTGCCTACTTTGCAGCATCGCCATAAGTGGCTCCTGAAGAAGAGGAATCTAGCTTTTAACGACCTCGTTCTTATTGTGGATAACAGTGTACCAAGATGCCTCTGGATGTTGGGTCGTGTAACCAGGGTGTTTCCTGGCCAAGACGCATTTGTACTAACCGCAGAAGTCAAGACGAAGAACTCAGTGCTTGTCCGTCCCGTGACAAAATTGTGCCTCCTTGAAGAAGCACCGTGA